The following are from one region of the Littorina saxatilis isolate snail1 linkage group LG4, US_GU_Lsax_2.0, whole genome shotgun sequence genome:
- the LOC138965209 gene encoding uncharacterized protein: MMRSAVLAACVCVTLWGLADADCSRHSDGCTNMGLFTEFESVFTPACQRHDACYHCGDGLGYKRTQCDQTFLHNLVTACTATVASASLERCKSHAYIYFGAVSFFGEDFYSKGGNPRYLYCQESWVPACLR; encoded by the exons ATGATGCGGAGTGCGGTGCttgcagcgtgtgtgtgtgtgacgctgTGGGGGCTGGCTGATGCTGACTGTTCGCGGCACTCCGACGGCTGCACCAACATGGGCCTGTTCACCGAGTTCGAGTCAGTCTTCACTCCGGCCTGCCAGCGTCACGACGCTTGCTACCACTGT ggggaTGGCCTTGGCTACAAGAGGACGCAGTGTGACCAAACATTCCTGCACAACCTAGTGACGGCCTGCACGGCGACTGTGGCCAGCGCGAGTCTGGAACGGTGCAAGAGCCACGCCTACATCTACTTCGGGGCGGTCAGCTTCTTTGGGGAAGACTTCTACAGCAAGGGAGGCAACCCCCGCTACCTCTACTGCCAGGAATCGTGGGTACCGGCCTGTCTGCGCTGA